From the Mastacembelus armatus chromosome 14, fMasArm1.2, whole genome shotgun sequence genome, one window contains:
- the mpp1 gene encoding 55 kDa erythrocyte membrane protein gives MTLKSNKNEAAVILEPVNSVRTALSDLYLEQLLQHKPKSDKAAMQTYENKGADVYTNVSDGHMNGTERKRMKEVVFEKNPSEPMGVTLKLNDKQRCTVARILHGGLIHRQGSLQEGDEIAEINGKSVANQSVDQLQKILKETNGVVTMKIIPNLQSRSRVCEMYVRAQFDYDPAKDDLIPCKEAGLKFQTGDIIQIINKQDPNWWQGRVESSAADFAGLIPSPELQEWRVASKSKAREGSQSCSPFGKKKKCKDKYLAKHSSIFDQLDVISYEEVVQLPAFKRKTLVLVGAPGVGRSHIKNALLTKYPEKFSYPVPHTTRPQRKDEENGQEYYFISNEAMTKCISGNELLEYGSFQGYMFGTKTETIQKIHEQGKIAVLDVEPQTLKVLRTADFAPLVVFIAPTNIAPQTENLQMIQKESDTILSTYGHFFDVVLINNDVDESVKGVEEAMERATSTSQWVPVSWVY, from the exons ATGACGttaaaatccaataaaaacGAAGCTGCTGTCATACTGGAGCCTGTGAACAGTGTCCGGACAGCCCTCTCTGATCTGTACCTGGAGCAGCTCCTTCAACACAAACCGAAGTCTGACAAG gCAGCTATGCAAACCTATGAGAATAAGGGGGCTGATGTTTACACCAATGTTAGTGACGGGCACATGAATGGCACAGAGCGGAAGAGGATGAAAGAAGTAGTATTTGAAAAGAATCCTTCGGAGCCAATG GGGGTCACTCTAAAGCTGAACGACAAGCAAAGGTGCACTGTAGCCAGAATATTGCACGGGGGCCTGATCCACCGACAAG GGTCCTTACAAGAAGGGGATGAAATAGCAGAAATAAATGGGAAAAGTGTGGCAAACCAAAGTGTAGACCAGTTACAAAAGATTCTA AAAGAAACCAATGGAGTAGTTACTATGAAGATCATTCCCAACCTGCAGAGTCGATCCCGAGTCTGCGAG aTGTACGTGAGGGCTCAGTTTGACTATGACCCCGCAAAGGATGACCTCATCCCATGCAAAGAGGCAGGTCTAAAGTTCCAGACTGGTGACATCATTCAGATCATCAACAAACAGGATCCGAACTGGTGGCAAGGCAGAGTGGAGAGCAGTGCTGCTGACTTTGCTGGACTGATACCCTCCCCAGAGCTGCAAGAATG GAGGGTGGCAAGTAAAAGCAAGGCCAGAGAGGGTAGCCAGTCCTGCAGTCcgtttggaaagaaaaagaagtgcaAAGACAAGTACCTGGCCAAGCACAGCTCTA TTTTTGATCAGCTGGATGTTATTTCTTATGAGGAGGTTGTTCAACTGCCTGCTTTCAAAAGAAAAACCCTTGTGCTTGTTG GAGCACCTGGTGTAGGAAGGAGCCATATCAAAAATGCACTGTTGACCAAATACCCAGAGAAATTTTCCTACCCTGTACCAC ATACCACTAGGCCCCAGCGCAAGGATGAGGAGAATGGACAGGAATATTATTTCATCTCCAATGAAGCCATGACCAAGTGTATCTCTGGGAATGAGCTACTGGAATATGGCAGCTTCCAGGGATATATGTTTGGTACCAAAACTGAAACCATCCAGAAGATCCACGAACAGGGAAAAATCGCAGTGCTGGATGTAGAACCTCAG ACCCTCAAAGTGTTGCGGACTGCTGACTTTGCACCTCTTGTGGTGTTTATCGCTCCAACCAACATAGCTCCTCAG ACGGAAAACCTGCAAATGATCCAGAAAGAGTCAGATACCATTCTGAGCACATATGGACACTTCTTTGATGTGGTTCTCATCAATAATGATGTGGATGAAAGTGTGAAAGGTGTGGAGGAAGCCATGGAACGTGCCACCTCCACCTCACAGTGGGTGCCTGTGTCATGGGTGTACTGA
- the vamp2 gene encoding vesicle-associated membrane protein 2 produces the protein MSAPAAGAPAPEGGNQPPNLTSNRRLQQTQAQVDEVVDIMRVNVDKVLERDQKLSELDDRADALQAGASQFETSAAKLKNKYWWKNAKMMIILGVICVIVLIVIIVYFST, from the exons AT GTCTGCCCCAGCTGCTGGAGCTCCTGCACCAGAGGGAGGCAATCAGCCCCCTAACCTCACCAGCAACCGCCGTCTGCAGCAGACACAGGCACAGGTGGATGAG GTGGTGGATATCATGCGTGTAAACGTGGATAAGGTTCTGGAGCGTGATCAGAAGCTGTCAGAACTGGATGATAGGGCTGATGCCCTGCAGGCTGGAGCCTCTCAGTTTGAGACCAGTGCTGCAAAACTGAAGAATAAATACTGGTGGAAAAATGCCAAG ATGATGATTATCCTGGGTGTGATATGTGTGATTGTCCTCATCGTCATTATTG tcTACTTCAGCACCTAA